From Streptomyces sp. NBC_01460, a single genomic window includes:
- a CDS encoding carboxymuconolactone decarboxylase family protein encodes MRIPVLAAEDMTEHQQELHATITARRGGVRGPFRVWLRSPELCERVESLGAFVRFESSLPKHLRELTLLMAARHFDAQYSWNAHVAAAVEAGIPEEAVEAIAEHRQPVFAEEADTAFHAFCQELLETHFVSDDTFARAHEHFGAQGLVDAIGSLGNFTMLGMCLNAFQVDLQAGRKPPFPDVRGFERVTGGGDRSQP; translated from the coding sequence ATGAGAATCCCCGTACTCGCCGCCGAGGACATGACCGAGCACCAGCAGGAACTCCACGCCACGATCACGGCGCGCCGCGGTGGTGTCCGTGGGCCCTTCCGGGTGTGGCTGCGGAGCCCCGAGCTGTGCGAACGGGTGGAATCGCTCGGTGCGTTCGTACGGTTCGAATCGAGCCTGCCGAAGCATCTCCGGGAGTTGACCCTGCTGATGGCCGCGCGCCATTTCGACGCGCAGTACTCCTGGAACGCGCATGTGGCCGCCGCCGTCGAGGCCGGCATTCCCGAGGAGGCCGTCGAGGCCATCGCGGAACACCGGCAACCGGTGTTCGCCGAGGAGGCGGACACCGCGTTCCACGCCTTCTGCCAGGAACTGCTGGAGACGCATTTCGTGTCGGACGACACCTTCGCCCGCGCGCACGAGCACTTCGGCGCTCAGGGACTGGTCGACGCCATCGGCTCGCTGGGCAACTTCACGATGCTCGGCATGTGCCTGAACGCCTTCCAGGTCGACCTCCAGGCCGGCCGCAAGCCCCCGTTCCCCGACGTCCGCGGCTTCGAGCGGGTCACCGGCGGCGGGGACCGGTCCCAGCCGTGA
- a CDS encoding VOC family protein, with translation MGIQRIESVTYGVDDLDRCVRFFEDFGLSLVERTGERASFETLAGQTLHLDTAPDPSLPQPLEASPTIREVVWGVDTPEQLEGLVAAVAADREVTTTEDGVHHSVDETGFGIGLALAVPRELPAPEVRRPNVSGSVRRWNESLGPVGRVRPLRMCHVALNIPKAGQERAVAFYTDRLGFRPTDVVRPMGTFMQCEGDDDQHNVLLCHRPDRAGVNHVSYEVPGFDDVIEGGNHMIAQGWTEARRLGRHTVGSNVFRFLHAPCGGRVEYAADMDRVDDSYGTRVHETTPPHHIWTLRSSRDAPGNSAS, from the coding sequence ATGGGAATCCAGAGAATCGAGTCGGTGACCTACGGAGTCGACGACCTCGACCGGTGCGTGCGCTTCTTCGAGGACTTCGGTCTCTCGCTGGTGGAACGGACCGGCGAACGCGCCTCGTTCGAGACGCTCGCCGGGCAGACCCTGCACCTCGACACCGCCCCCGACCCGTCGCTGCCGCAGCCGCTGGAGGCGTCGCCGACGATCCGGGAGGTCGTCTGGGGCGTCGACACCCCGGAGCAACTGGAGGGACTCGTGGCCGCCGTCGCCGCGGACCGCGAGGTCACCACCACCGAGGACGGCGTCCACCACAGTGTCGACGAGACGGGCTTCGGCATCGGGCTCGCGCTCGCCGTGCCGCGCGAACTGCCCGCACCCGAGGTGCGCCGGCCGAACGTGTCAGGCAGCGTGCGCCGCTGGAACGAGTCGCTCGGCCCCGTGGGCCGGGTGCGCCCCCTGCGGATGTGCCACGTCGCGCTCAACATCCCCAAGGCGGGCCAGGAACGGGCCGTCGCGTTCTACACCGACCGGCTCGGCTTCCGCCCGACCGACGTCGTCAGGCCCATGGGCACCTTCATGCAGTGCGAGGGCGACGACGACCAGCACAACGTCCTGCTGTGCCACCGCCCCGACCGGGCCGGGGTCAACCACGTGTCCTACGAGGTCCCCGGCTTCGACGACGTCATCGAGGGCGGCAACCACATGATCGCCCAGGGATGGACGGAAGCCCGCAGGCTCGGCCGGCACACCGTCGGCTCCAACGTGTTCCGGTTCCTCCACGCGCCCTGCGGAGGCCGCGTGGAGTACGCGGCGGACATGGACCGGGTCGACGACAGCTACGGGACGCGTGTCCACGAGACCACACCGCCTCACCACATCTGGACCCTGCGCAGCTCCCGTGACGCGCCCGGGAACTCCGCCTCCTGA
- a CDS encoding sugar ABC transporter ATP-binding protein — translation MSATTAPVPAGTVERPATPPAVRIRDLTKSFGGAVALRGVSLDIHPGEVHALMGMNGAGKSTLVQLLSGAHQADGGTIETGGTVHTALTPRKARQLGISTVPQRRELVMTLTVAENILLGDLPASRSLVSWRSVERQARQALLDLNIDIDVRRTAGELTVAEQTMVEVAREVRRGGRVLILDEPTACLGAAAAERIRALVRTLRDEGVAVVYISHYIDEVLSIADHVTVLRDGAVVHSGPASRTDAAGLVRHMAGRDVVSRRPERPAPTDTVALTVRGLTSGRDIAGFGVQVRKGEIVGVLGPAGDAQSRLFDLLSGRRRPDAGEMEVGGTRVPFGRVSRSLASGLRCVTGDRRALGLVPGLSLDENLMLATDRLSGRRLHRWAETTRRAAPRRASYGVVSLTRNPAVGSLSGGNQQKVLLAKWLETSPVACFLEDPTNGVDVAAIADIHALIDDLASRGVAVLLASSSAEEVMRLSDRVIVVSAGRVVAEHDVDALTHDELVATALGGQPR, via the coding sequence GTGTCCGCCACGACCGCCCCGGTGCCCGCCGGCACCGTGGAACGCCCGGCCACGCCGCCGGCCGTCCGCATCCGCGACCTCACCAAGAGCTTCGGCGGAGCCGTGGCCCTCAGAGGTGTGTCGCTGGACATCCACCCCGGCGAGGTCCACGCCCTGATGGGCATGAACGGCGCCGGCAAGTCCACCCTCGTCCAGCTCCTCTCGGGGGCGCACCAGGCCGACGGCGGCACGATCGAGACCGGCGGCACCGTCCACACGGCCCTCACCCCGCGCAAGGCCCGTCAGCTGGGCATATCCACGGTCCCGCAACGCCGCGAACTGGTCATGACGCTGACCGTCGCCGAGAACATCCTCCTCGGGGACCTCCCCGCCTCGCGCTCCCTCGTCTCGTGGAGGTCCGTCGAGCGCCAGGCCCGCCAGGCCCTCCTCGACCTGAACATCGACATCGACGTCAGGCGGACCGCGGGCGAACTCACCGTCGCCGAGCAGACGATGGTGGAGGTCGCCCGTGAGGTACGGCGCGGCGGCAGGGTCCTGATCCTGGACGAGCCGACCGCCTGCCTGGGCGCCGCGGCGGCGGAGCGGATCCGCGCCCTCGTGCGGACCCTGCGCGACGAGGGTGTGGCCGTCGTCTACATCTCGCACTACATCGACGAGGTCCTCTCGATCGCGGACCACGTGACCGTGCTCCGCGACGGTGCCGTGGTGCACAGCGGGCCCGCCTCACGGACCGACGCCGCCGGGCTCGTCCGCCACATGGCCGGCCGCGACGTGGTCTCCCGGCGTCCCGAGCGCCCGGCGCCCACGGACACGGTCGCGCTGACCGTACGGGGCCTGACCAGCGGCCGGGACATCGCGGGCTTCGGCGTCCAGGTGCGCAAGGGCGAGATCGTCGGGGTCCTCGGCCCGGCGGGGGACGCGCAGTCCCGGCTGTTCGACCTGCTGTCCGGCCGACGGCGCCCCGACGCGGGCGAGATGGAGGTCGGCGGGACCCGCGTGCCCTTCGGCCGCGTCTCGCGCTCCCTCGCCAGCGGGCTGCGCTGCGTCACCGGGGACCGCCGCGCACTGGGGCTGGTCCCGGGGCTGTCCCTGGACGAGAACCTCATGCTCGCCACCGACCGGCTCAGCGGGCGCCGGCTGCACCGCTGGGCGGAGACGACCCGTCGTGCCGCACCGCGCCGCGCGAGCTACGGCGTCGTCTCACTGACCCGCAACCCCGCGGTCGGCAGCCTCTCCGGCGGCAACCAGCAGAAGGTTTTGCTGGCCAAGTGGCTGGAGACCTCGCCCGTCGCCTGCTTCCTCGAAGACCCCACCAACGGGGTCGACGTGGCAGCCATCGCCGACATCCACGCGCTGATCGACGATCTCGCCTCCCGGGGTGTGGCCGTCCTGCTCGCCTCCTCGTCCGCGGAGGAGGTCATGCGCCTGTCCGACCGCGTGATCGTCGTCAGTGCCGGCCGTGTGGTCGCCGAGCACGACGTCGACGCCCTCACCCACGACGAACTCGTCGCCACCGCCCTCGGAGGACAACCCCGATGA
- a CDS encoding cupin domain-containing protein, which translates to MTVIIKTASVRPLDRGGAILTTPLVTTPSSDGENLITSGMSVYPVGSGAPMHSHNCDEHVTVLEGEAEVLVEGAVTRLERFDTTYIPSPVPHLFRNVGDTPLRILWVYTSGTVTRTFTGTGVTVEHLSDADRMA; encoded by the coding sequence ATGACCGTCATCATCAAGACCGCTTCCGTCCGTCCGCTGGACCGGGGCGGTGCGATCCTCACGACGCCACTGGTGACCACACCGTCGTCGGACGGCGAGAACCTGATCACCAGCGGGATGAGCGTGTATCCGGTGGGATCCGGGGCGCCGATGCACTCGCACAACTGCGACGAGCACGTGACGGTCCTCGAAGGCGAGGCGGAGGTGCTGGTGGAGGGGGCGGTGACCCGTCTCGAACGCTTCGACACGACGTACATCCCGTCCCCGGTGCCGCATCTCTTCCGGAACGTCGGTGACACCCCGCTGCGCATCCTGTGGGTCTACACGTCGGGAACGGTCACCCGGACGTTCACCGGGACCGGGGTGACGGTGGAGCATCTCTCGGACGCGGACCGGATGGCCTGA
- a CDS encoding LysR family transcriptional regulator, which translates to MDRLLLMRSFVTVAHVGSFSGAAKLLSSSGSLVSRHVAELERQIGVRLVNRTARSVSLTEPGLRYAEFSARILEEIEAEDSTIAQRHDRAEGSLSIICPKWIGSLDLGDAIAAFSAAHPKIVVRFELGGMSDRTYDFLDSGFDVAFHTRDLRDSSVRLKKVSSLPFVLCASEEYVERHGTLAHPNDIAAHDCLVHVNDPVWRIGHGHASTLHKIRNVAFSSNSYIALQKAAVHSRGIALLPQRSAYDDLVSGALQVLLPELAVPDRPLYAIYGPGQDTPRKVTVFLEFLTQWFSSNPIAALTP; encoded by the coding sequence ATGGACCGCCTGCTTCTCATGCGAAGCTTCGTGACCGTCGCCCACGTGGGCAGCTTCAGCGGAGCCGCCAAACTGCTGAGCTCCTCGGGATCACTCGTCTCCCGCCACGTGGCCGAGCTGGAGCGGCAGATCGGCGTCCGCCTGGTCAACCGCACGGCCCGTTCCGTGAGCCTCACGGAACCCGGCCTGCGGTACGCCGAATTCTCCGCACGCATCCTCGAGGAGATCGAGGCGGAGGACTCCACGATCGCGCAGCGGCACGACAGGGCGGAGGGCTCGCTCTCCATCATCTGCCCGAAATGGATCGGAAGTCTGGACCTCGGGGACGCCATTGCCGCGTTCTCCGCGGCCCATCCGAAAATCGTCGTGCGATTCGAGCTGGGCGGAATGTCGGACCGTACCTACGATTTCCTCGACAGCGGTTTCGACGTCGCCTTCCACACCCGCGATCTCCGGGACTCAAGCGTACGTCTCAAGAAGGTCTCCTCGCTCCCGTTCGTCCTGTGCGCGTCGGAGGAGTACGTCGAACGGCACGGCACGCTCGCCCATCCGAACGACATCGCGGCCCACGACTGCCTGGTCCATGTGAACGACCCGGTCTGGCGGATCGGACACGGACACGCGAGCACCCTGCACAAGATCAGGAACGTCGCCTTCTCGTCCAACTCATACATCGCCCTGCAGAAGGCCGCCGTGCACAGCCGGGGCATCGCGCTGCTGCCGCAGAGGTCGGCGTACGACGATCTCGTGTCCGGCGCGCTCCAGGTCCTGCTGCCCGAACTGGCCGTGCCCGACCGGCCCCTCTACGCGATCTACGGCCCGGGGCAGGACACCCCGCGCAAGGTCACCGTCTTCCTGGAATTCCTCACCCAGTGGTTCTCCAGCAATCCCATCGCCGCCCTCACCCCATGA
- a CDS encoding ATP-grasp domain-containing protein gives MPQGQRRNIFVIGLDDSNLRTLEAVPDAGSYRFHRLLGVEELQEGEVSVPGLMDRARAVLDAHDGSIDAIVGYWDFPVSTLVPMLGKEYGVRTTGLESVVKCEHKYWSRLEQRKVIDELPAFGRVDLDSDDPKPPEGVSFPMWLKPALAYSSELAFGVSDMTEFRTAVDRIREGIGRVGRPFDSVLELLELPPEMEGVGGQVCLAEEAMTGIQVAVEGYVLDGKATVYGVLDSINYPASPCFLRHQYPSSLPPAVIRKLHDVSERTMEQIGMESATFSIEYFYDPKTQGISLLEINPRHSQSHAELFDYVDGAPNHHRMISLALGRDPALTGGKGHYAVAAKWYYRWFGDAKVHEVPTPERIAAIEREIPGVRIDVVPEEGQKLSTVSGQDSYSYELAHIFTGGDDEEDLRRKFDRCVAALGLTFDETEPGGHDTKTS, from the coding sequence ATGCCCCAGGGGCAGCGCAGGAACATCTTCGTCATCGGTCTCGACGACTCCAACCTGCGGACGCTGGAAGCCGTCCCGGACGCCGGCTCCTACCGGTTCCACCGCCTGCTGGGCGTCGAGGAACTGCAGGAGGGCGAGGTGTCCGTGCCCGGTCTGATGGACCGTGCCCGAGCCGTCCTCGACGCGCACGACGGCAGCATCGACGCGATAGTCGGGTACTGGGACTTCCCGGTGAGCACCCTCGTCCCGATGCTCGGCAAGGAGTACGGCGTGCGTACGACCGGCCTCGAATCCGTGGTCAAGTGCGAGCACAAGTACTGGAGCCGGCTGGAGCAGCGGAAGGTCATCGACGAGCTCCCGGCCTTCGGCCGGGTGGACCTGGACTCCGACGACCCCAAGCCGCCCGAGGGCGTGAGCTTCCCCATGTGGCTCAAGCCGGCCCTCGCCTACTCGTCGGAACTGGCCTTCGGCGTTTCGGACATGACGGAGTTCAGAACGGCCGTCGACCGGATCCGGGAGGGCATCGGCCGGGTCGGCAGGCCCTTCGACTCCGTGCTCGAGCTGCTGGAGCTGCCCCCGGAGATGGAGGGCGTCGGCGGCCAGGTCTGTCTCGCGGAGGAGGCGATGACCGGGATCCAGGTGGCCGTCGAGGGATACGTCCTCGACGGCAAGGCGACCGTGTACGGCGTCCTGGACTCGATCAACTACCCGGCGTCCCCCTGCTTCCTGCGCCACCAGTACCCGAGCAGCCTTCCGCCGGCGGTCATCCGCAAGCTGCATGACGTCAGCGAGCGGACCATGGAGCAGATCGGCATGGAGTCGGCCACCTTCAGCATCGAGTACTTCTACGACCCGAAGACCCAGGGCATCAGCCTCCTGGAGATCAACCCCCGCCACTCGCAGTCCCACGCCGAACTCTTCGACTACGTCGACGGCGCGCCCAACCACCATCGGATGATCAGCCTCGCCCTCGGCCGCGACCCCGCCCTCACCGGCGGGAAGGGGCACTACGCCGTGGCCGCCAAGTGGTACTACCGCTGGTTCGGCGACGCGAAGGTCCACGAGGTCCCCACCCCGGAACGGATCGCCGCCATCGAGCGTGAGATACCCGGGGTGCGCATCGACGTCGTACCCGAGGAGGGGCAGAAGCTCTCCACGGTTTCCGGGCAGGACAGCTACAGCTACGAGCTGGCACACATCTTCACCGGGGGCGACGACGAGGAGGACCTGCGCCGCAAGTTCGACCGCTGCGTGGCCGCCCTCGGACTCACCTTCGACGAGACGGAGCCCGGAGGCCACGACACGAAGACCTCGTGA
- a CDS encoding sugar ABC transporter substrate-binding protein — translation MTLSARSRRATAASAAGLALVLSGCGAGASDDGSVSLGFVNGGDTEFHTCLQASVEDTAEAEDAELYTANSHQNPGTELSNIEDMISRDVDALIVQTVNVDALKGDIAKAKSANIPIFLTSVVTDDPTDILGAVVVDLKQVGELDAGWVGKDAAGKPAEAGVIAGAPGAASDLLVNGFTKALPDNVEVVANQPGMFNAAKAQDVAENMIQAHPDLAYAFVANEEMAFGALKAFQAAEADVKIVTVNGTDRGVAAVKDGRFAATVANSAMTTGRIALTNTLALLDKKKTDKIASTPISLITADNVSSAPQYCSAEEKKS, via the coding sequence ATGACCCTTTCTGCTCGTTCACGCAGAGCCACTGCCGCCTCTGCCGCCGGACTCGCTCTCGTACTGAGCGGCTGCGGTGCCGGTGCCTCCGACGACGGGTCGGTGTCGCTGGGGTTCGTCAACGGCGGCGACACCGAATTCCACACCTGTCTCCAGGCGTCCGTCGAGGACACCGCCGAGGCGGAGGACGCCGAGCTCTACACGGCCAACTCCCACCAGAACCCCGGTACGGAGCTGTCCAACATCGAGGACATGATCTCGCGCGACGTCGACGCCCTCATCGTGCAGACGGTCAACGTCGACGCGCTCAAGGGGGACATAGCCAAGGCGAAGAGCGCCAACATACCGATCTTCCTCACGTCCGTCGTGACCGACGACCCCACCGACATCCTCGGAGCGGTGGTCGTCGACCTCAAGCAGGTGGGCGAGCTGGACGCCGGCTGGGTCGGGAAGGACGCCGCGGGGAAGCCCGCCGAGGCCGGGGTGATCGCCGGGGCCCCCGGCGCCGCGTCCGACCTGCTGGTCAACGGCTTCACCAAGGCCCTCCCGGACAACGTCGAGGTCGTCGCCAACCAGCCGGGCATGTTCAACGCCGCCAAGGCGCAGGACGTCGCCGAGAACATGATCCAGGCCCACCCGGACCTGGCGTACGCCTTCGTCGCGAACGAGGAGATGGCCTTCGGCGCGCTCAAGGCCTTCCAGGCCGCCGAGGCCGACGTGAAGATCGTGACCGTCAACGGCACGGACCGGGGCGTGGCCGCCGTCAAGGACGGCCGGTTCGCCGCGACCGTCGCCAACTCCGCCATGACGACCGGCCGGATCGCCCTCACCAACACGCTCGCGCTGCTCGACAAGAAGAAGACGGACAAGATCGCCTCGACGCCGATCAGCCTCATCACGGCCGACAACGTGAGCAGCGCCCCGCAGTACTGCTCCGCCGAGGAGAAGAAGTCCTGA
- a CDS encoding ABC transporter permease — protein MSITAPPETPRTRTAPKSARKPGPFRTLGGVPHAGLVAVLIAVIVFAAVETDSFATSVNVVNVLRQVSVVAVLAAGLTLLMTAGGMDFSMGSNAAVTTAVAAQFLADGRSTLFTVVVSLLLATAVGLVNGLVVTYTDVAPFVATLATATLLDGVALLVLNGLSVSIGEHLSALGTEKTLGLPNLLIVAVLVLTVVGLIMKFTVFGRDAFALGGNEHVARLSGIDVNRRKLVLYGLAGALSGLAGLMLLSRLGASSPGTGGLQLQLTAVASVVIGGTMLAGGYGTVIGSCLGVVLLGVVANALNLLQVSSYFQQISVGTVLLVAAIANQLHKKSSPH, from the coding sequence ATGAGCATCACCGCTCCGCCGGAGACACCGCGTACCAGGACCGCCCCGAAGTCCGCCCGGAAGCCGGGGCCCTTCCGCACACTGGGCGGTGTCCCGCACGCCGGACTCGTCGCCGTGCTGATCGCCGTCATCGTGTTCGCCGCCGTGGAGACCGACTCGTTCGCCACCTCGGTCAACGTGGTCAACGTCCTCCGGCAGGTCAGCGTCGTCGCCGTCCTCGCCGCCGGCCTCACCCTGCTGATGACGGCCGGCGGGATGGACTTCTCGATGGGCAGCAACGCCGCTGTCACCACCGCCGTCGCCGCGCAGTTCCTCGCGGACGGCAGGTCGACCCTCTTCACCGTGGTCGTGTCGCTGCTGCTCGCCACCGCGGTCGGGCTCGTCAACGGCCTCGTCGTGACCTACACCGACGTGGCCCCCTTCGTCGCCACCCTCGCCACCGCCACCCTCCTGGACGGCGTCGCCCTGCTGGTGCTCAACGGGCTCAGCGTCTCCATCGGCGAGCACCTGTCCGCGCTGGGCACGGAGAAGACGCTCGGCCTGCCCAACCTGCTGATCGTCGCGGTCCTGGTCCTGACCGTGGTCGGCCTGATCATGAAGTTCACGGTCTTCGGCAGGGACGCCTTCGCCCTCGGCGGCAACGAACACGTCGCCCGGCTCAGCGGCATCGACGTCAACCGGCGGAAGCTGGTGCTCTACGGTCTGGCCGGTGCGCTCTCGGGCCTCGCCGGACTGATGCTGCTCTCCCGGCTCGGAGCCAGCAGCCCCGGCACCGGCGGCCTCCAGCTGCAGCTCACCGCGGTGGCCTCGGTCGTGATCGGCGGCACCATGCTCGCCGGCGGCTACGGCACCGTCATCGGCTCCTGCCTCGGCGTCGTGCTGCTGGGGGTCGTCGCCAACGCCCTGAACCTCCTGCAGGTGTCCAGCTACTTCCAGCAGATCTCCGTCGGCACCGTGCTGCTCGTCGCCGCGATCGCCAACCAGCTCCACAAGAAGTCCTCCCCGCACTGA
- a CDS encoding CocE/NonD family hydrolase, producing MRYVDQLPCAIQEEKHVTIPMEDGVKLSARIWRPTASDAEPVPAVLEYIPYRKNDLTSTRDAIHHPYIAGHGYACVRVDLRGTGESEGVLLDEYLEQEQRDAEAVLAWIAEQPWCDGNTGMMGISWGAFAALQTAARRPPSLRAICIASFTDDRYADDMHYLGGAMLSDNLAEAGTMFAYATCPPDPAVVGERWREMWRERLDAARPWVLEWLRHPERDEYWRHASLSEDYSALRCPVLASSGWADGYSNAVTRLLSRVDVPRKGLIGPWSHKLPHLGEPGPAIGYLQEVVRWWDHWLKGADNGVMDGPMLRTWMQESVPPSTSYEERPGRWVGEPSWPSPHVGETVLPLRAGNLGRPEELADQEERVHTVQSPLSVGQFAGKWASYNAPPDLPYDQREEDGGSLVFQTEPLDGRVEILGAPVVSVEVSADAPVAQLNVRLSDVAPDGRSTRVTYGVLNLTHRDSQEAPEALEPGRRYRVRVPLHSVAQAFPPGHRIRLSLSTSYWPLVWPAPAPALLSVYEKGSTLTLPVRPDDVPEDKALPPFGEPEGCAPPAVTRLSEPEQAWTVSRDLVNYRSVLDIVKDRGLQRYEDNGIETGLRACEQYSWTGEDFGSVRGESAWEMRFCRPDWDVRVETRTVLTSDEHAFHVDATLDGYEDGRRVFSRTWNEEIPRRIV from the coding sequence ATGCGCTACGTCGACCAGCTGCCCTGCGCGATCCAGGAAGAGAAGCACGTCACGATCCCGATGGAGGACGGAGTCAAGCTCTCCGCGCGGATCTGGCGTCCCACCGCCTCGGACGCCGAACCCGTGCCGGCCGTTCTCGAGTACATCCCCTACCGCAAGAACGACCTCACCTCCACCCGTGACGCCATCCACCACCCCTACATCGCCGGACACGGCTACGCGTGCGTACGCGTCGACCTGCGGGGGACCGGTGAGTCGGAGGGCGTGCTGCTGGACGAGTACCTGGAACAGGAGCAGCGTGACGCCGAGGCCGTGCTGGCCTGGATCGCGGAACAGCCCTGGTGCGACGGCAACACCGGCATGATGGGCATCTCGTGGGGCGCCTTCGCCGCCCTCCAGACGGCCGCCCGCCGGCCGCCGAGCCTGCGCGCGATCTGCATCGCGTCGTTCACCGACGACCGGTACGCGGACGACATGCACTACCTCGGCGGCGCGATGCTCTCCGACAACCTGGCCGAAGCCGGCACCATGTTCGCCTACGCCACGTGCCCGCCCGACCCGGCCGTGGTCGGTGAACGCTGGCGGGAGATGTGGCGGGAGAGGCTCGACGCCGCCCGCCCCTGGGTCCTGGAGTGGTTGCGCCACCCGGAGCGGGACGAGTACTGGCGCCACGCCTCCCTCAGCGAGGACTACTCGGCCCTGCGCTGTCCGGTGCTCGCCTCCAGCGGCTGGGCGGACGGCTACTCCAACGCCGTGACCCGGCTGCTGAGCCGGGTCGACGTGCCCCGCAAGGGACTCATCGGCCCCTGGTCGCACAAGCTCCCGCACCTCGGGGAGCCGGGACCGGCCATCGGGTACCTCCAGGAAGTCGTGCGCTGGTGGGACCACTGGCTCAAGGGCGCCGACAACGGCGTCATGGACGGTCCCATGCTCCGGACCTGGATGCAGGAGAGCGTCCCGCCGTCCACCTCCTACGAGGAGCGGCCCGGACGGTGGGTCGGCGAGCCGTCCTGGCCCTCGCCCCACGTCGGTGAGACCGTCCTCCCGCTGCGCGCGGGCAACCTGGGCCGGCCGGAGGAGCTCGCGGACCAGGAGGAGCGGGTCCACACGGTGCAGTCGCCGCTCTCCGTCGGCCAGTTCGCCGGCAAGTGGGCCTCGTACAACGCCCCGCCGGACCTGCCCTACGACCAGCGCGAGGAGGACGGCGGCTCGCTCGTCTTCCAGACCGAGCCGCTGGACGGACGCGTCGAGATCCTCGGTGCCCCCGTCGTCTCCGTGGAGGTGTCCGCGGACGCCCCGGTCGCCCAGCTGAACGTCAGGCTGTCCGACGTGGCACCGGACGGGCGCTCGACCAGGGTGACCTACGGCGTGCTCAACCTGACCCACCGCGACAGCCAGGAAGCCCCCGAGGCCCTGGAACCGGGCAGGCGTTACCGGGTCCGCGTACCGCTGCACAGCGTCGCGCAGGCGTTCCCGCCCGGACACCGCATCCGCCTGTCGCTCTCCACCTCGTACTGGCCGCTCGTCTGGCCGGCGCCCGCACCGGCCCTCCTCAGCGTGTACGAGAAGGGCAGCACGCTCACCCTGCCCGTCCGGCCCGACGACGTACCGGAGGACAAGGCCCTGCCCCCCTTCGGCGAGCCCGAGGGCTGCGCGCCCCCCGCCGTCACCCGGCTGAGCGAGCCGGAGCAGGCGTGGACCGTGTCCAGGGACCTGGTCAACTACCGGTCGGTGCTCGACATCGTGAAGGACCGCGGGCTGCAGCGGTACGAGGACAACGGGATCGAGACCGGGCTCAGGGCCTGCGAGCAGTACAGCTGGACCGGGGAGGACTTCGGGTCGGTGCGCGGCGAGTCGGCCTGGGAGATGCGCTTTTGCCGTCCCGACTGGGACGTCCGGGTCGAGACCCGGACCGTACTGACCTCGGACGAGCACGCCTTCCACGTGGACGCGACGCTCGACGGTTACGAGGACGGGCGGCGGGTCTTCTCCCGCACCTGGAACGAGGAGATCCCCCGGCGGATCGTCTGA
- a CDS encoding alpha-ketoglutarate-dependent dioxygenase AlkB, translating into MSAHLQGSLFDQADRPQLGRLTGVRRTVLGDGAWIDLLPGWLSGADELFAELAAGVPWRAERRQMYDRTVDVPRLLSFYGAGDTLPSPVLDEARDTLSSHYGDELGEPFTTAGLCYYRDGRDSVAWHGDLTGRSSHEDTMVAILSLGAPRDLLLRPCRGGDTVRRPLGHGDLIVMGGSCQRTWQHAVPKTAHARGPRISVQYRTRGVR; encoded by the coding sequence AGGCCGACCGCCCGCAGCTCGGCCGCCTCACCGGGGTGCGCAGGACGGTCCTCGGTGACGGGGCGTGGATCGACCTGCTCCCGGGCTGGCTGAGCGGCGCCGACGAGCTCTTCGCCGAGCTCGCGGCCGGGGTGCCCTGGAGGGCCGAACGCCGCCAGATGTACGACCGGACGGTCGACGTGCCCCGCCTGCTCTCCTTCTACGGCGCCGGGGACACCCTGCCGAGCCCCGTCCTGGACGAGGCCCGCGACACGCTGTCCTCCCACTACGGCGACGAGCTGGGCGAACCCTTCACCACGGCCGGACTCTGCTACTACCGGGACGGGCGCGACAGCGTCGCCTGGCACGGCGACCTGACCGGGCGCAGCTCGCACGAGGACACGATGGTGGCGATCCTCTCCCTCGGAGCCCCGCGCGATCTGCTGCTGCGCCCGTGCCGCGGCGGCGACACCGTGCGCCGGCCGCTGGGCCACGGCGACCTGATCGTCATGGGCGGCTCCTGCCAGCGCACCTGGCAGCACGCCGTGCCCAAGACCGCGCACGCCCGCGGGCCGCGGATCAGCGTCCAGTACCGCACCCGCGGGGTGCGCTGA